The proteins below are encoded in one region of Ereboglobus luteus:
- a CDS encoding type II toxin-antitoxin system RelB/DinJ family antitoxin: MVTATQTTQIRIRVPAKRMRKVQKLFDEMGTDATGAINMFLAQVERNGRLPFDVVAREMPNATTRAAMREADELAKRPAYASKKDFFAALKSK, encoded by the coding sequence ATGGTAACCGCAACACAGACAACCCAGATTCGCATTCGCGTGCCCGCCAAGCGCATGAGAAAAGTGCAAAAACTGTTCGATGAAATGGGCACCGATGCCACCGGAGCCATCAACATGTTTCTCGCGCAGGTTGAGCGCAATGGCCGCCTGCCCTTTGATGTTGTCGCGCGCGAAATGCCCAACGCCACCACCCGCGCCGCCATGCGCGAGGCGGATGAACTTGCGAAACGCCCCGCCTACGCCAGCAAGAAAGACTTTTTTGCCGCGCTTAAGTCGAAATGA
- a CDS encoding mucoidy inhibitor MuiA family protein produces MKTTRTTPPSRNRVSAGAITLALGLTLAVTSAFSKPMTNPTPTQSKITAATVYTDRAIVTRAARIELPAGESHVILEKLPASLVDASVQVNGRGTADATILDVSSRVTYTSNAAEVDLPRVTALQEEIAGIEQAMRKLNDRGAVLKQQAKLLDRIEGVIVASPPSGSDAPPPSLENLQKLMEFSGEKREKLAADTQALDLEIAETNKKLGTLRSQLNMIMRGARPDNKSYKTVTVRVAAAKAGSLDLSVAYTVPNASWSPSYDVRMRSDERAVELTYFGIVRQATGEDWDDIALTLSTARPSLGSAAPVLNPWILDVFVPQPIVLPRARADMMEVQKSRRKMAESQVFNAVVADEMVVEEKADKDIAIATASVDASTTSATFKILAATSIPSDNTPQKVSITVNKLDAKLQYQATPAMQETAFLSAYVTNTTEYPFLAGPTNIFLDNAFVSTSSLKSVMPTEKFEVSLGADEGVAIKRRVVNRFSENTGLTGKGRRVTYEFMVTITNNKKTAERVVFKEALPLSRNEKIVVKLITPAEKDVGTLEKPGKEVTREEDSKLVWRLDLQPGEKREVPLKFSVEYPSDVQVTGLE; encoded by the coding sequence ATGAAAACAACCCGCACCACACCACCATCCCGCAATCGTGTTTCCGCCGGCGCAATCACACTCGCGCTCGGCCTGACGCTCGCCGTCACAAGCGCCTTTTCAAAACCCATGACAAATCCAACACCCACCCAATCAAAAATCACCGCCGCCACCGTTTACACCGACCGCGCCATCGTCACGCGCGCCGCGCGCATCGAGCTGCCGGCGGGCGAATCGCACGTCATCCTCGAAAAACTGCCCGCGTCGCTTGTCGACGCCTCCGTGCAAGTCAACGGACGCGGCACGGCCGACGCCACCATCCTCGACGTTTCCTCGCGCGTCACCTACACGAGCAACGCCGCCGAGGTTGACCTGCCGCGAGTCACCGCCCTTCAGGAGGAAATCGCCGGCATCGAGCAGGCCATGCGCAAGCTCAACGACCGCGGCGCCGTCCTCAAGCAGCAGGCCAAGCTGCTCGACCGCATTGAGGGCGTGATCGTCGCCTCGCCGCCGAGCGGTTCCGACGCGCCGCCTCCGTCGTTGGAAAACCTGCAAAAGCTCATGGAGTTTTCCGGCGAGAAACGCGAAAAACTCGCAGCCGACACGCAGGCGCTCGACCTCGAAATCGCCGAGACAAACAAGAAGCTCGGCACGCTCCGCTCGCAATTAAACATGATCATGCGCGGCGCGCGCCCCGACAATAAAAGCTACAAGACCGTCACGGTGCGCGTTGCCGCCGCGAAAGCCGGCTCGCTCGATCTCAGCGTTGCCTACACCGTGCCTAATGCCAGCTGGTCACCGTCCTACGATGTGCGCATGCGCTCCGACGAACGCGCGGTCGAACTCACTTACTTCGGCATCGTGCGCCAGGCGACCGGCGAGGATTGGGACGACATCGCGCTCACGCTTTCGACCGCGCGCCCCTCGCTCGGCAGCGCCGCGCCCGTCCTCAACCCGTGGATACTCGACGTGTTCGTGCCGCAGCCTATTGTCCTGCCGCGCGCGAGGGCCGACATGATGGAAGTGCAGAAGAGCAGAAGGAAAATGGCCGAGTCCCAAGTCTTTAATGCAGTTGTCGCCGATGAAATGGTCGTCGAGGAAAAGGCCGACAAGGACATCGCCATCGCCACCGCGAGCGTGGACGCGTCCACCACCAGCGCGACATTCAAAATCCTCGCTGCCACGAGCATCCCGAGCGACAACACGCCGCAGAAAGTCAGCATTACGGTCAACAAACTCGACGCCAAACTCCAGTATCAGGCCACACCCGCGATGCAGGAGACGGCGTTCCTCAGCGCCTACGTCACAAACACAACCGAGTATCCGTTCCTCGCAGGGCCGACGAATATCTTCCTCGACAACGCGTTTGTCTCCACCTCGTCGCTCAAGTCGGTGATGCCCACTGAAAAGTTCGAGGTCTCGCTCGGCGCCGACGAGGGCGTGGCAATCAAGCGCCGCGTTGTGAACCGTTTTTCCGAAAACACCGGGCTGACCGGCAAGGGCCGCCGCGTGACCTACGAGTTCATGGTCACGATCACAAACAACAAAAAGACCGCCGAGCGCGTCGTGTTCAAGGAGGCGCTTCCGCTTTCGCGCAACGAAAAGATCGTCGTGAAACTCATCACGCCCGCCGAGAAGGACGTGGGCACGCTCGAAAAGCCCGGCAAGGAAGTGACGCGCGAGGAGGACAGCAAACTCGTGTGGCGCCTCGACCTTCAGCCTGGCGAAAAACGCGAGGTTCCGCTCAAGTTCAGCGTCGAATATCCAAGCGATGTGCAAGTGACCGGACTGGAATAA
- a CDS encoding cytochrome d ubiquinol oxidase subunit II encodes MTHILIFFIGASLLLYVLLGGSDYGAGILELLSMRSKKLRREQTRAINHAMGPVWEANHVWLILIVVILFMGFPLAFTTLMTALHVPLLALLVGIVVRGATFSFRHYDPVQDEKTQRVYTILFGGSSLWTAMWLGIIAGTLNRGTIPLARAAGEVGAVDAYILPWLDLYPFCVGLFVTCIFAFLASVYMVGETNEPELERLFIRRAAISNVCVFIAGGVVFLASLLEAKSLFALFLERPAAIAAIVIAVLLFVALWKFIKLHNVVFARVVAAGQVTMILLGWWLLYAPNAIITTEGPVSFYEVAAPRATQLQLMLALLVGSCIIFPSLFFLLRVFKTRSEKKRRAGRDVMII; translated from the coding sequence ATGACACACATCCTTATCTTTTTCATCGGCGCTTCGCTCCTGCTTTACGTGCTGCTCGGCGGCTCGGATTATGGCGCGGGCATTCTTGAGTTGTTGTCCATGCGCTCCAAAAAACTGCGCCGTGAGCAAACGCGCGCAATCAATCATGCGATGGGGCCTGTGTGGGAGGCGAACCACGTGTGGCTCATCCTGATCGTGGTGATTTTGTTCATGGGATTTCCCCTCGCGTTCACCACGCTCATGACCGCGCTGCACGTGCCGTTGCTTGCGTTGCTCGTCGGCATTGTCGTGCGCGGGGCGACATTCAGTTTTCGCCATTACGATCCCGTGCAGGATGAAAAAACGCAGCGCGTTTACACGATACTTTTTGGCGGCTCGAGCCTGTGGACCGCGATGTGGCTCGGCATTATTGCGGGAACGCTGAACCGCGGCACAATCCCCCTTGCGCGCGCGGCCGGCGAGGTCGGCGCGGTGGACGCCTACATTCTTCCTTGGCTCGACTTGTATCCGTTTTGCGTGGGGCTGTTCGTGACGTGCATCTTCGCGTTTTTGGCGAGTGTGTATATGGTGGGCGAGACCAATGAACCCGAACTCGAGAGGCTATTCATTCGGAGGGCGGCGATTTCCAATGTGTGTGTGTTTATCGCCGGCGGCGTGGTGTTTCTCGCGTCGCTGCTGGAGGCAAAAAGTCTCTTCGCCCTGTTTCTTGAGCGCCCCGCCGCGATTGCGGCGATCGTGATTGCCGTGCTTTTGTTCGTGGCGCTTTGGAAATTTATAAAATTGCACAATGTTGTTTTCGCCCGCGTGGTCGCCGCCGGGCAGGTCACAATGATCCTTCTTGGCTGGTGGCTGCTCTACGCGCCCAACGCAATAATCACGACCGAGGGGCCGGTGAGTTTCTACGAGGTCGCCGCGCCGCGCGCCACGCAGCTACAGCTCATGCTCGCCCTGCTGGTCGGCAGCTGCATTATATTCCCAAGCCTGTTTTTCCTGCTGCGCGTGTTCAAGACCAGGAGCGAAAAAAAACGCCGCGCCGGACGCGATGTTATGATTATATAA
- the odhB gene encoding 2-oxoglutarate dehydrogenase complex dihydrolipoyllysine-residue succinyltransferase translates to MSLIEVKIPPVGESITSGILAKWHVADGEIVKQDQPIFELETDKITSEATAEAAGKIALKVADGAEVKIGQVVATIDTSVEASQSTPGSSGAGDSPVKSSNTGTPPASPAVQRLAAETGIDPATIQGTGKDGRVTKADMLGKAEALKAESLKSQSTPPAPPQPSTFSSSVLPSERQTRKKMSPLRKRIAERLVQAQHQAAMLTTFNECDMSAVISLRSKYQDDFVKRHGIKLGFMSFFTKAVVHALQTVPAINAQIDGDTIIQNNYYDIGVAVSSEKGLMVPVLRDCDKAGLADIEKQLAALARKARDAKITLPELEGGVFTITNGGIFGSMLSTPIINTPQSAILGLHAINDRPVAMNGQVVIRPMMYLALSYDHRLVDGKEAVTFLVKVKQAIEDPALLMLGV, encoded by the coding sequence ATGAGTCTCATCGAAGTCAAAATCCCGCCCGTGGGCGAATCGATAACCAGCGGCATCCTTGCCAAGTGGCATGTGGCCGACGGCGAGATCGTCAAACAAGACCAGCCGATCTTCGAACTCGAAACCGACAAAATAACAAGCGAGGCGACCGCCGAAGCCGCCGGCAAAATCGCGCTCAAGGTTGCCGACGGTGCCGAGGTAAAAATCGGCCAGGTTGTCGCCACAATCGACACCTCCGTGGAAGCGTCACAATCGACGCCCGGATCGAGTGGCGCGGGCGACTCGCCCGTGAAGTCGAGTAACACGGGCACCCCGCCCGCATCCCCCGCGGTCCAGCGCCTTGCCGCCGAAACCGGCATCGACCCCGCAACCATCCAAGGCACCGGCAAGGACGGCCGCGTGACAAAAGCCGACATGTTGGGAAAGGCTGAAGCGCTGAAGGCTGAAAGCCTGAAATCCCAATCGACGCCGCCCGCGCCACCTCAGCCTTCAACCTTCAGTTCTTCAGTTCTTCCCTCCGAGCGGCAGACTCGGAAGAAAATGTCGCCCTTGCGCAAACGCATCGCCGAACGCCTCGTGCAGGCGCAGCACCAAGCCGCGATGCTCACCACATTCAACGAATGCGACATGTCCGCCGTCATCTCCCTGCGCTCCAAATATCAGGACGACTTTGTGAAACGCCACGGCATCAAACTCGGCTTCATGTCATTTTTCACAAAGGCGGTTGTCCACGCCCTGCAAACCGTCCCGGCAATCAACGCGCAGATCGACGGCGACACGATTATCCAAAACAACTACTACGACATCGGCGTCGCCGTATCCTCTGAAAAAGGCCTGATGGTCCCCGTCCTCCGCGACTGCGACAAAGCCGGCCTGGCCGATATCGAAAAACAACTCGCCGCGCTCGCCAGGAAAGCCCGCGACGCCAAAATCACGCTCCCCGAACTCGAAGGCGGCGTGTTCACGATTACCAACGGAGGCATCTTCGGATCGATGCTCTCGACGCCGATCATCAACACCCCGCAAAGCGCCATCCTCGGCCTCCACGCCATCAACGACCGCCCCGTCGCCATGAACGGCCAGGTGGTTATCCGCCCGATGATGTATCTCGCCTTGAGCTACGACCACCGCCTCGTGGACGGCAAGGAAGCCGTCACCTTCCTCGTCAAAGTAAAACAAGCCATAGAAGACCCCGCGCTGCTGATGCTGGGAGTGTGA
- a CDS encoding cytochrome ubiquinol oxidase subunit I: MDDLLAARATIAFSLGFHIIFASIGMTMPFFMSAAHWRWLKTKDPAHLELTKMWMRGVAILFAVGAVSGTVVAFQLGLLWPGFMKHAGPIFGMPFSWEGSAFFVEAVAIGLFLYGWGRMKPWLHWATGLVVGIAGFTSGIFVVAANGWMNTPAGFDWVEGAAINIDPVAAMFNKAWLHQTIHMQLAALQAVGFGVAGIHAAFYLRGKARPMHLGALKIALTFGAVASLLMPFSGHFAGQRVAEYQPAKLAAAEGLFVTTTNAPLIIGGIPDVETQTVRYAIEIPGALSFLAHNDFNTAVTGLDQIPREDWPPVVVTHFAFQVMVGIGGILALMAVLYFVFLKKKRWPGWFMKALIICAPLGFIAIEAGWVVTEVGRQPWIIQGVMRTKDAVTPVPGMQYHLYLLFVLYAIITVAVVWLFKRQVRGMHKRLDDTEPSTKA; this comes from the coding sequence ATGGACGACCTACTTGCTGCACGCGCCACGATTGCTTTCTCACTGGGATTTCACATCATTTTTGCGTCGATTGGCATGACCATGCCGTTCTTCATGTCGGCGGCCCACTGGCGATGGCTCAAAACCAAGGACCCCGCACATCTCGAGCTCACGAAAATGTGGATGCGCGGTGTCGCCATTCTTTTTGCCGTGGGCGCGGTTTCGGGCACCGTGGTCGCGTTTCAGCTCGGGCTGCTCTGGCCCGGCTTCATGAAACACGCGGGACCGATTTTCGGCATGCCGTTTTCGTGGGAGGGCTCGGCGTTTTTTGTCGAGGCGGTTGCCATCGGGTTGTTCCTTTACGGCTGGGGGCGCATGAAGCCGTGGCTGCACTGGGCCACGGGGCTCGTCGTCGGCATCGCTGGTTTTACCTCGGGGATTTTTGTCGTCGCGGCCAATGGCTGGATGAACACGCCCGCCGGATTTGACTGGGTGGAGGGCGCGGCAATCAACATCGACCCCGTCGCCGCGATGTTCAACAAGGCGTGGCTTCACCAGACAATTCACATGCAGCTCGCCGCGCTTCAGGCCGTGGGATTCGGGGTGGCGGGCATTCACGCCGCGTTTTATTTGCGCGGCAAGGCGAGGCCGATGCATTTGGGCGCGCTCAAAATTGCGCTCACCTTTGGCGCGGTGGCGTCGTTGCTCATGCCTTTCTCGGGACACTTCGCCGGGCAGCGCGTCGCGGAATACCAGCCCGCCAAACTCGCCGCGGCGGAAGGGCTGTTTGTCACCACGACAAACGCCCCGCTCATCATCGGCGGCATTCCTGACGTGGAAACGCAAACCGTGCGCTACGCCATCGAGATCCCCGGCGCGTTGAGTTTTCTTGCGCACAACGATTTCAACACCGCGGTCACCGGGCTCGACCAAATTCCGCGCGAGGACTGGCCGCCCGTGGTTGTCACGCACTTCGCGTTTCAGGTGATGGTTGGCATCGGCGGCATCCTCGCGTTGATGGCCGTGCTCTATTTCGTTTTCCTGAAAAAGAAACGATGGCCGGGCTGGTTTATGAAGGCGCTCATCATTTGCGCGCCACTCGGGTTTATCGCCATCGAGGCCGGGTGGGTCGTGACCGAGGTGGGACGGCAGCCCTGGATTATTCAAGGCGTCATGAGGACCAAGGACGCCGTCACGCCGGTGCCCGGAATGCAGTATCATTTGTATTTGTTGTTTGTGCTCTACGCGATCATCACCGTCGCGGTGGTCTGGCTTTTCAAGCGGCAGGTGCGCGGCATGCACAAGCGGCTCGATGACACGGAACCCTCAACGAAAGCCTGA
- a CDS encoding type II toxin-antitoxin system YafQ family toxin, with amino-acid sequence MNYNFTKQFRKDYARRIEGTRLESDFEKLFDLLVTGQPLPPVYRDHALVGNWKGHRDCHLRSDMVLVYKIEGDTIVFTRINTHSELFG; translated from the coding sequence ATGAATTACAATTTCACCAAGCAGTTCCGAAAGGATTACGCCAGACGCATCGAGGGCACGCGCTTGGAATCCGACTTCGAGAAACTGTTTGACCTTCTTGTGACCGGGCAGCCGTTGCCGCCCGTTTACCGCGACCACGCGCTTGTTGGAAATTGGAAAGGCCACCGGGATTGCCACCTGCGCAGCGACATGGTGCTCGTCTACAAAATCGAAGGCGACACGATTGTCTTCACGCGCATCAACACCCACAGCGAATTGTTCGGCTGA
- a CDS encoding DUF6268 family outer membrane beta-barrel protein, which yields MKTRPLAPLAAFLIAVFASLHAHAQTTSATFHPSLLESLSASYSYSGKSGYKHNETSGETSVNNFSLSASGRLALGKATFLGFGAAFSINEIDSDDSVPTPERLGEITANIGITQVFSEKWRGAIFARPGYYGDFEHYTWRTINVPVMAIANYTQSNGTMWAFGVSVNPFGEYPVLPVVSMRCALAENWSLNLGFPRIGVMWQATKALELGLGATAQGGGYRTTKAPGKTNRADLANTYVNYREIRVGMNASYKVARRVSLSLEAGWMVDRRFDYHDIDYELKGKSSAYITAGVNIRM from the coding sequence ATGAAAACCCGCCCACTCGCACCGCTTGCAGCGTTTCTTATCGCCGTGTTCGCGTCACTTCACGCGCACGCCCAAACCACCTCGGCCACATTTCATCCTTCACTGCTTGAAAGTCTTTCCGCGTCCTACTCGTATTCGGGGAAATCCGGCTACAAGCACAACGAGACTTCCGGCGAGACGTCGGTCAATAATTTCAGCCTGAGCGCGTCGGGACGCCTGGCGCTCGGCAAGGCGACATTCCTCGGGTTCGGCGCCGCGTTCTCGATAAACGAAATCGACTCCGACGACTCCGTGCCGACGCCGGAGCGCCTTGGCGAAATCACCGCGAACATCGGCATCACGCAGGTGTTTTCGGAGAAATGGCGCGGGGCAATTTTTGCGCGTCCCGGGTATTACGGCGATTTTGAGCACTACACATGGCGCACAATCAATGTGCCCGTGATGGCAATCGCCAACTACACACAGTCCAACGGCACAATGTGGGCTTTCGGCGTGAGCGTGAATCCGTTCGGCGAATATCCAGTGCTGCCGGTGGTGAGCATGCGGTGCGCGCTTGCAGAGAACTGGTCGCTCAATCTCGGATTTCCGCGCATCGGCGTGATGTGGCAGGCAACGAAGGCGCTCGAACTCGGTCTCGGCGCCACCGCGCAAGGCGGCGGTTATCGCACCACAAAAGCCCCGGGGAAAACCAACCGCGCCGACCTGGCCAACACTTACGTGAACTATCGCGAAATACGCGTCGGCATGAACGCCTCGTATAAAGTCGCCCGCCGAGTGAGCCTGTCACTCGAAGCCGGCTGGATGGTCGACCGGCGTTTTGATTATCACGACATTGATTACGAGCTAAAGGGAAAATCGTCCGCCTACATAACCGCCGGCGTGAATATAAGGATGTGA